A single window of Leptolyngbya ohadii IS1 DNA harbors:
- a CDS encoding S41 family peptidase — protein MNQAGYYRYPTLNGNRVVFVCEDDLWMVPLSGGTAVRLTANLGEVTRPLLSPDGSLLAFTGREEGHPEVYAMPATGGEATRLTFTGSASVAGWTPDGRIAFSSSATQPFPRMPRLYAIDPAGGLPEELPFGVGNAVSFAPHSNTHSNTQSNPQSDLHSGNQNRVVIGRNISDPARWKRYRGGTAGVLWVDAEGNGEFRLLIRLNGNLAAPMWIGDRVYFISDHEGIGNIYSCTPAGEDLRRHTYHGEYYARHASTDGQRIVYHAGAELYCFDPEANTDQRIAVDFFSPRVQRQRKFVEANEFLDGYDLHPEGHSITLTTRGKPFAFSNWEGAVLSLTQEDTGRYRLTRWLNDKKRLVSVSDRTEVEALEILSLELGIEAEILEGLDIGRVNQLEVSPTADQVILTNHRQELIWIDLATKELQILDRSDFARIQGFSWSPDGKWVTYSCAESQLTFSIKLCRLEDRSLYRLTPPRFRDMRPCFDPGGKFIYFLSVRDFNPVYDGIYFDLGFPKGMRPFLISLQKDTPNPFVPQSKLLNGKTEDKKENKSEEKKEKDKQNDSEKEKKKIEPIKIDLEGIDRRILGFPVNEGIYGQIWGVEGKVLFTTYPVTGTMDRGNGGGKGTLELYDFEAQKQERLACEVSSFRVSRDHKTVIYRSGDRLRVCSTNPQDKERAKDEPGKKSGWLQLDRIRVSVMPAQEWQQMFKEIWRLQQQQFWTSDMSGVDWQRVYDRYRPLLDRVSTRSEFSDLIWEMQGELGTSHAYEYGGDYRENPDYYLGYLGADFQYDPETNGYRITHIVQGDSWTDQDSPLNQIGLNVQEGDILLAVNGQRVGQHRSPQELLVHQSGCEVNLTFAARPEESQPQEAEPETSQGEADQTEAIAPETSPTAAPPTESSEAQQDSLAQETPEPKPTTRTIAVKTLYWEGQIRYREWVERNYRQVTEASNGRIGYLHIPDMGAHGYAEFHRYYFAEVHKQGLIVDVRYNGGGHVSQLLLEKLARERIGYDVSRWGKPEPYPSDSVLGPIVALTDENAGSDGDIFSHCFKLMKIGTLIGKRTWGGVIGISPSHSLVDGSIVTQPEYSFWFKDVGWSVENYGTDPDIEVEITPQDWRQGRDSQLEKAIEVALTQLEQQDVNLPNFGDRPYLPLP, from the coding sequence ATGAATCAAGCTGGCTACTACCGCTATCCCACCCTGAACGGAAATCGTGTTGTATTTGTTTGCGAGGATGACCTGTGGATGGTGCCGCTAAGTGGCGGTACAGCAGTCCGGTTAACCGCAAATCTGGGCGAAGTCACCCGTCCTCTGCTGTCTCCAGACGGTTCGCTGTTGGCATTTACCGGGCGAGAAGAAGGACATCCAGAAGTCTATGCGATGCCTGCCACCGGAGGAGAAGCGACCCGACTCACGTTCACAGGTTCCGCCTCCGTAGCGGGATGGACACCAGACGGCAGGATTGCGTTTAGCAGCAGTGCCACCCAGCCCTTCCCCCGAATGCCTCGACTTTATGCGATCGATCCAGCGGGCGGTTTGCCGGAAGAGCTACCTTTTGGTGTGGGGAATGCGGTAAGTTTTGCCCCTCACAGTAACACTCACAGTAACACTCAGAGCAACCCTCAAAGCGACCTACATAGCGGTAATCAGAATCGGGTGGTGATTGGCAGAAATATCTCCGATCCGGCACGGTGGAAGCGCTATCGCGGCGGGACGGCGGGTGTGCTGTGGGTCGATGCAGAAGGGAATGGGGAATTTCGGCTGTTGATTCGGCTGAATGGCAATTTGGCTGCGCCGATGTGGATTGGCGATCGCGTTTATTTCATCTCGGATCACGAAGGCATTGGCAACATCTATTCCTGTACGCCTGCGGGGGAAGATCTGCGTCGCCACACCTATCACGGCGAATACTATGCCCGTCACGCTTCTACGGATGGACAGCGAATTGTTTACCATGCGGGAGCCGAGCTTTACTGCTTTGATCCAGAGGCGAATACCGACCAGCGCATCGCCGTTGACTTCTTCAGTCCCAGAGTGCAGCGACAGCGCAAATTTGTCGAGGCAAACGAATTCCTGGACGGCTACGATCTCCATCCCGAAGGACATTCCATCACGCTCACCACGCGGGGCAAACCCTTTGCCTTTAGCAACTGGGAAGGGGCAGTTCTGTCGCTGACGCAGGAAGATACGGGACGCTATCGGCTCACTCGCTGGCTAAACGACAAAAAACGATTGGTATCGGTGAGCGATCGAACTGAAGTCGAGGCACTGGAAATTCTGTCGCTGGAGTTGGGCATCGAAGCGGAAATTCTGGAAGGGCTGGACATCGGACGGGTCAACCAGCTGGAAGTTTCGCCGACCGCAGATCAGGTCATTCTCACCAACCATCGGCAGGAACTGATCTGGATCGATTTAGCAACAAAGGAATTGCAGATTCTCGATCGCAGCGATTTTGCCCGGATTCAGGGCTTTTCCTGGTCGCCGGATGGAAAATGGGTCACTTATAGCTGCGCCGAAAGCCAGCTGACCTTTTCGATTAAGCTCTGTCGCCTGGAAGATCGATCGCTGTATCGCCTCACGCCCCCTCGCTTCCGGGATATGCGACCCTGTTTCGATCCGGGCGGTAAGTTCATTTATTTCCTTTCCGTGCGGGACTTTAATCCGGTCTACGACGGTATTTATTTCGATCTGGGTTTTCCTAAAGGAATGCGTCCTTTCCTGATTTCCCTGCAAAAAGATACGCCGAATCCGTTTGTGCCGCAATCAAAACTCTTGAACGGAAAGACGGAGGATAAGAAAGAGAACAAATCAGAGGAGAAAAAAGAGAAAGATAAGCAGAATGATTCAGAGAAAGAAAAGAAGAAAATCGAGCCGATCAAAATTGACCTCGAAGGCATCGATCGCCGGATTCTCGGATTCCCAGTCAATGAGGGGATCTACGGGCAAATCTGGGGTGTTGAGGGCAAAGTGCTGTTCACAACCTATCCGGTGACGGGCACAATGGATCGCGGCAACGGCGGCGGTAAGGGAACCCTGGAACTGTATGACTTTGAGGCACAAAAGCAGGAACGGCTTGCCTGCGAAGTCTCCAGCTTCCGTGTGTCCAGAGATCACAAGACGGTGATCTATCGATCGGGCGATCGTCTACGAGTCTGCTCCACCAATCCCCAGGACAAGGAACGCGCCAAAGACGAACCGGGCAAGAAAAGCGGCTGGCTCCAGCTCGATCGTATTCGGGTATCGGTTATGCCCGCCCAGGAATGGCAGCAGATGTTTAAGGAAATCTGGCGGCTTCAGCAGCAGCAGTTCTGGACATCGGATATGTCCGGCGTGGACTGGCAGCGGGTGTACGATCGCTATCGTCCCTTGCTCGATCGGGTTTCCACGCGATCGGAGTTCTCGGATTTGATCTGGGAAATGCAGGGGGAACTCGGAACTTCCCATGCCTACGAGTACGGCGGCGACTATCGTGAAAATCCCGACTACTACCTGGGCTACCTGGGCGCAGATTTCCAGTACGACCCGGAAACGAATGGCTATCGTATCACCCATATCGTACAGGGAGACTCCTGGACAGATCAGGATTCGCCGCTCAACCAGATCGGGCTAAACGTGCAGGAAGGCGACATTCTGCTGGCAGTCAACGGGCAGCGAGTGGGACAGCATCGATCGCCCCAGGAACTTCTAGTTCACCAGTCCGGCTGTGAAGTGAACCTCACCTTTGCCGCCCGTCCAGAAGAGTCTCAACCGCAGGAAGCTGAGCCAGAGACAAGTCAAGGAGAGGCAGATCAAACGGAAGCGATCGCCCCAGAGACCAGCCCAACGGCAGCCCCCCCAACTGAAAGTTCTGAGGCACAGCAAGATTCCTTAGCGCAGGAAACTCCTGAACCTAAACCCACTACGCGCACGATCGCCGTTAAAACCCTCTACTGGGAGGGACAAATCCGCTATCGGGAATGGGTGGAGCGCAACTATCGTCAGGTCACGGAAGCCTCAAACGGCAGAATTGGCTATTTGCATATCCCGGATATGGGTGCCCACGGATATGCGGAGTTTCACCGCTACTATTTTGCAGAAGTGCATAAGCAGGGCTTGATCGTGGACGTGCGCTATAACGGCGGTGGTCATGTGTCTCAGCTCTTGCTGGAAAAACTGGCGCGGGAGCGAATTGGGTACGATGTCTCCCGCTGGGGTAAACCGGAACCCTATCCCAGCGACTCTGTTCTGGGTCCGATCGTCGCCCTCACGGACGAGAATGCCGGATCGGACGGCGATATCTTCAGCCATTGCTTTAAGCTGATGAAAATCGGAACGCTCATTGGCAAGCGAACCTGGGGCGGCGTGATTGGCATTTCTCCCAGTCATTCCCTCGTAGACGGCAGCATCGTCACCCAGCCCGAATATTCTTTCTGGTTCAAAGACGTAGGCTGGAGCGTGGAAAACTACGGCACCGATCCCGATATCGAAGTTGAAATCACTCCCCAGGACTGGCGACAGGGCAGAGACTCCCAGCTTGAAAAAGCGATCGAGGTTGCCCTGACTCAGCTCGAACAGCAGGACGTGAACTTGCCCAACTTTGGCGATCGTCCTTATCTGCCATTGCCGTAA
- a CDS encoding proton extrusion protein PcxA → MTDDPISPMRNSALANFRGYIRSANRWLKSTPERALDQAYEAALAIKALEDAHFDGNPIALDSGDYTRSAKTYLKEELKKYLDIIRIRLFEFKASSSIVRLSNQAITEVQLEENSGDLPRVAARSGQLAINVIDRPNLILKKLRFIDDVLARYSNPELEPGTVTIVANPQQNGSQPLQQNPTPLISQPGQAPKRASRDMKSLTDKTGVLPRSILETVDRVRRELDPESEQEVVQDFRQSKTRTVIALRFILLLIIVPLLTQQFTKNFVVGPIVDHYRVNSEQAQVFINQELEDEALDELQRFEQRIRFEILVGQEEPKSEEEIQELLRDRAAEIQQDYRDQGSDAIKNVFADLFGLMAFGIVIATGRQEIAVVKSFMDQLVYGLSDSAKAFIIILFTDIFVGFHSPHGWEVILEGVSRHFGLPANRDFIFLFIATFPVILDTIFKYWIFRYLNRVSPSAVATYRNMNE, encoded by the coding sequence ATGACAGACGATCCCATTTCACCCATGAGAAATTCGGCTCTTGCGAACTTTAGAGGATATATCCGCTCCGCAAATCGCTGGCTGAAAAGTACGCCCGAACGTGCCCTCGACCAGGCATACGAAGCAGCCCTGGCAATCAAAGCCCTGGAGGATGCCCACTTTGATGGAAATCCCATTGCCCTTGATAGCGGCGACTACACCAGAAGTGCCAAAACCTATCTGAAAGAAGAACTTAAAAAGTACCTGGATATTATTAGAATTCGGCTGTTTGAATTTAAGGCAAGCAGCTCGATCGTCCGTCTTTCTAATCAGGCGATTACGGAAGTTCAGCTTGAGGAAAACAGCGGCGATTTGCCGAGGGTAGCTGCGCGGAGCGGACAGCTTGCAATTAATGTAATCGATCGCCCCAATTTAATTCTCAAAAAACTGCGCTTTATTGATGATGTGCTGGCACGCTACAGCAATCCCGAACTCGAACCCGGCACGGTGACGATTGTGGCAAACCCGCAGCAAAACGGATCGCAGCCACTCCAGCAAAATCCCACACCGCTGATCTCGCAGCCAGGACAGGCTCCCAAACGAGCCAGCCGCGACATGAAATCCCTGACGGACAAAACGGGAGTGCTGCCGCGATCGATTCTGGAAACCGTCGATCGGGTAAGGCGAGAGCTTGATCCTGAATCGGAACAGGAGGTCGTTCAAGATTTCCGGCAGTCTAAAACGCGCACCGTGATTGCCCTGCGGTTTATTCTGCTGCTGATTATTGTGCCGCTGCTGACCCAGCAATTTACCAAAAACTTTGTCGTGGGTCCGATCGTCGATCACTATCGCGTCAACAGCGAGCAGGCTCAGGTTTTTATTAACCAGGAGCTAGAGGACGAGGCGCTAGATGAACTTCAGCGATTTGAGCAGCGAATCCGGTTTGAGATTCTCGTTGGTCAGGAGGAACCCAAGTCCGAGGAGGAGATTCAGGAACTGCTGCGCGATCGGGCGGCGGAGATTCAGCAGGATTATCGCGATCAGGGTTCGGATGCGATTAAGAACGTTTTTGCTGATCTGTTCGGGTTGATGGCGTTTGGTATCGTCATCGCCACTGGACGGCAGGAAATTGCAGTGGTGAAGTCCTTCATGGATCAGTTGGTCTATGGTTTGAGCGATAGTGCCAAAGCCTTCATTATCATCCTGTTCACCGATATCTTCGTGGGCTTCCACTCGCCCCACGGCTGGGAGGTGATTCTGGAGGGGGTTTCTCGCCACTTTGGATTGCCTGCCAATCGGGATTTCATCTTTCTGTTTATTGCCACCTTCCCGGTAATTCTGGACACAATCTTCAAATACTGGATTTTCCGCTATCTAAACCGGGTTTCGCCTTCTGCGGTGGCAACCTATCGCAATATGAACGAGTAG
- a CDS encoding THUMP domain-containing class I SAM-dependent RNA methyltransferase — MNQYFATVARGLEPLAVQELEQLGAHSVEPAFCGASFEGDRALLYRVNLWARLPFRILMKLREFPCQTATDLYKGIQKIDWSAYLTPDLTLAVTATGKTSQLNHTHFTALQVKNAIVDQQQEQFGERSDVELQEPDVRINVHLDRDRCTVSLDSSGNSLHRRGYRPAVGAAPLKESLAAALIQLSEWQPDQMFYDPLCGSGTLPLEACLKSLNVAPGLFRERFGFETWTDFDLDLLEKLIADAEDSQRETLPAPIWGSDRDEKVIDQAIANAGNCGVANQIWFTPMELADVEPPMDSGVVFCNPPYGERLGRDSDLGDFYRLLGDVLKQRFKGWTAFILSGNKELAQAIGLKSSRRFPVYNGTLPCQLMKYELY, encoded by the coding sequence ATGAATCAGTATTTTGCAACGGTGGCGCGGGGGTTAGAACCGCTGGCAGTGCAGGAATTGGAGCAGTTAGGGGCGCATTCGGTAGAGCCTGCGTTTTGTGGGGCTTCCTTTGAGGGCGATCGTGCCCTGCTCTATCGGGTGAATCTCTGGGCAAGGCTGCCGTTTCGGATTCTGATGAAGCTGCGCGAGTTTCCCTGTCAGACGGCGACAGATCTCTATAAAGGCATTCAGAAAATTGATTGGTCTGCCTATCTCACGCCCGATCTCACGCTTGCGGTGACGGCAACGGGAAAAACCAGCCAGCTCAACCACACCCATTTCACGGCGCTTCAGGTGAAAAATGCGATCGTTGATCAGCAGCAGGAGCAGTTTGGCGAACGGTCGGATGTGGAGCTTCAGGAACCGGATGTGCGGATTAATGTACATCTCGATCGCGATCGCTGTACGGTGAGTTTGGACAGTTCGGGGAACAGTCTGCATCGTCGCGGCTATCGTCCGGCGGTGGGGGCGGCTCCGTTGAAGGAATCCTTGGCGGCAGCGCTGATTCAGCTTTCGGAATGGCAGCCCGATCAGATGTTTTATGATCCGCTCTGTGGGTCGGGAACTCTGCCGCTGGAAGCCTGCCTGAAGTCACTCAACGTTGCGCCGGGGTTATTTCGAGAGCGATTTGGGTTTGAAACCTGGACGGATTTCGATCTGGATTTGCTGGAGAAGCTGATTGCAGACGCAGAAGACAGTCAGCGGGAAACACTTCCGGCACCGATTTGGGGAAGCGATCGGGATGAAAAAGTAATCGATCAGGCAATTGCTAACGCAGGAAACTGCGGTGTTGCGAATCAAATCTGGTTTACGCCCATGGAACTGGCTGACGTAGAACCCCCGATGGACAGCGGCGTAGTATTTTGCAATCCGCCCTACGGTGAGCGATTAGGCAGGGACAGCGACCTGGGCGACTTCTACCGTTTGCTAGGGGATGTGCTAAAACAGCGGTTTAAGGGATGGACGGCTTTTATTTTGAGCGGCAATAAGGAACTGGCGCAGGCGATCGGGCTAAAGTCCAGCAGGCGGTTTCCGGTTTATAACGGAACATTGCCCTGTCAGTTGATGAAGTACGAGCTTTACTAG
- a CDS encoding recombinase family protein, with product MVDSLWITGVTGSGKTTWLIRQFIQAAEANLQRDRTQARQTALVFAAIGDNRLDLADRMAAATQGKYRFESVTPLGFFQDEVRLFFPLLAEQLGLKTLFPLRLRPETEQELATRLWQPFLVSGQLRQSGLRDYDMVRRSLDLLQIAAFSGTPHEEIAAVLKEGFAEQEISPDLWEAMGEAIQQWWDWCLSRGLLTYGILTELYWRYLLPHPTYQQHLRSRYYAILADDVDEYPAVARNLFDLLLDQGIPGTFTFNPEGSIRLGLGADPQHLEVLSLRCQTETLFADANRCIGATWGRAVTEWVREPLLLPQLPDCIRTIQTAARGQLLRQTAEEIAAAIHRGEVQPQEVAVIAPGVDPIARYTLREILTSQGIPVASLHDQHPLASSPLIQALLTLLALVYPGLGRLLSREAIAEMLVLLSQAPGAVFAEALLESEELEFAENRLSAPSGSPTFTPRIDPVRAGLLTDHCFVPDPDRPHLLSATALPRWDRLGFQATRAYADLVQWVESQKQQQQQRMIASPVVLLDRAIQKFFYGGSHLPYDQLAALRELMETAQHYWEVVNRLQSFNAAEVSIALTVGQFIQLLREGTITADPFPSRPIGKTPQAVTIATIYQYRSDRRFHRWQFWLDAGSPFWLAGGGGLFGAPLFLRQRTAGAWTTAEELETNIQRLQRQVFDLLHRATDRVYLCHSELAANGQEQAGNLLTLVNAALPAQAERLEA from the coding sequence TTGGTTGATTCTCTTTGGATTACGGGCGTGACGGGCAGCGGCAAAACAACTTGGCTGATTCGGCAGTTTATCCAGGCTGCGGAGGCAAACCTTCAGCGGGATCGGACGCAGGCACGGCAAACCGCACTGGTTTTTGCGGCGATCGGGGATAACCGACTGGACTTAGCCGATCGAATGGCGGCGGCAACGCAGGGCAAATATCGCTTTGAGTCCGTCACGCCCCTGGGCTTCTTTCAGGATGAGGTGCGGCTCTTCTTTCCGCTGCTGGCAGAGCAATTGGGGCTGAAGACTTTGTTTCCGCTGCGGCTGCGCCCCGAAACCGAACAGGAACTTGCCACCCGCCTCTGGCAGCCCTTCCTGGTATCGGGTCAACTTCGTCAGAGCGGACTGCGGGATTACGATATGGTGCGGCGATCGCTTGACCTGCTCCAGATTGCGGCGTTTAGCGGCACACCCCACGAAGAAATTGCCGCTGTGCTGAAGGAGGGCTTTGCCGAACAGGAAATCTCCCCTGACCTCTGGGAAGCAATGGGGGAAGCGATCCAGCAGTGGTGGGATTGGTGTCTGTCTCGCGGACTGCTGACCTATGGCATCCTGACCGAACTCTACTGGCGATATCTGCTGCCCCACCCGACCTATCAGCAGCACTTGCGAAGCCGCTACTACGCTATCCTTGCCGACGATGTGGACGAGTATCCCGCCGTTGCCCGGAATCTGTTTGATTTGCTGCTTGATCAAGGCATCCCCGGCACGTTTACCTTCAACCCGGAGGGCAGCATTCGTTTAGGCTTGGGAGCCGATCCCCAGCACCTTGAAGTCCTCTCCCTGCGCTGCCAGACCGAAACCCTGTTTGCGGACGCAAATCGCTGTATTGGAGCTACCTGGGGGCGTGCCGTGACGGAATGGGTGCGGGAACCCCTGCTGCTGCCTCAGTTGCCGGACTGCATTCGCACGATCCAGACTGCTGCCAGAGGACAGCTATTGCGCCAAACCGCCGAAGAAATCGCTGCCGCCATCCACCGGGGCGAAGTTCAGCCTCAGGAAGTTGCCGTTATTGCCCCCGGCGTAGACCCGATCGCCCGCTACACCCTGCGGGAAATTCTCACCAGTCAGGGGATTCCGGTGGCTTCCCTCCACGATCAGCATCCCCTCGCCAGTTCGCCGCTGATTCAGGCATTGTTGACCCTGCTGGCACTGGTTTATCCGGGATTGGGAAGATTGCTGAGCCGGGAGGCGATCGCCGAAATGCTGGTGCTGCTCAGCCAGGCTCCGGGGGCAGTTTTCGCCGAAGCTTTGCTGGAGTCGGAGGAGCTGGAATTTGCTGAAAATCGATTGTCTGCTCCCAGCGGATCGCCCACCTTTACGCCACGCATTGATCCCGTCCGTGCGGGACTGTTGACTGATCACTGCTTTGTGCCTGACCCCGATCGTCCCCATCTACTTTCGGCAACGGCTCTGCCCCGGTGGGATCGGCTAGGCTTTCAGGCAACCCGTGCCTATGCGGATCTGGTGCAGTGGGTGGAGTCTCAGAAACAGCAGCAGCAGCAGCGGATGATTGCCAGTCCGGTCGTGTTGCTCGATCGCGCCATCCAGAAATTTTTCTACGGGGGCAGTCATTTACCCTACGACCAGCTTGCTGCCCTACGCGAACTGATGGAAACCGCCCAGCACTATTGGGAAGTCGTCAATCGCCTCCAGTCGTTTAACGCTGCCGAAGTCTCCATTGCCCTTACGGTCGGACAGTTCATTCAGCTCTTGCGCGAAGGCACGATTACCGCCGACCCCTTCCCTTCCAGACCGATCGGTAAAACTCCCCAGGCAGTTACGATCGCCACCATTTATCAGTACCGGAGCGATCGTCGTTTTCACCGCTGGCAGTTCTGGCTGGATGCCGGATCACCCTTCTGGCTGGCTGGAGGTGGAGGGCTGTTTGGTGCGCCGCTGTTTTTACGTCAGCGAACCGCAGGAGCCTGGACAACCGCAGAAGAACTGGAAACGAATATTCAGAGGCTTCAGCGACAGGTGTTTGATCTGCTTCATCGCGCTACCGATCGGGTTTACCTATGCCACAGTGAACTCGCCGCCAACGGTCAGGAACAGGCAGGCAATCTGCTCACCCTCGTTAATGCTGCCCTCCCCGCCCAGGCAGAACGTTTGGAGGCATAA